A genomic stretch from Xiphophorus maculatus strain JP 163 A chromosome 14, X_maculatus-5.0-male, whole genome shotgun sequence includes:
- the LOC111610792 gene encoding uncharacterized protein LOC111610792, translated as MMTYYPGETQTNGYVSVILRYKQNFVGCSQSDTWDCDGNCGSWTQTLPLTKVDKVSSEWCQTEGIIICQLPNNTGFQTKLDGGGWINSISNGVGYWRAVAAVELRNRSDIGKPNTSPQTTILPALRVPGNCPRTINLLTFDPDGDEVKCRYGKTTDSECNPCNPPPVLNVSSSCSLTFSSPVSSTSSELRYAVQLVIEDFPRQTITLTETGGSQEVKTTGDAISKIPLQFALKVIPEVPSCAEGSYVARFVPPTPDNRAQKFIQVNKVLEINIRAEATHSNVTGLLFSGPHNVSKSSSGSGSFTLRWTPSARESGQSHPICFVVETSFNSNTYHSDLRCVTVTVGNYYVVALRGKISATLSLENYYDALVKQIKDELTRRGLHTSMNVRLHRTA; from the exons ATGATGACTTACTACCCAGGGGAAACTCAAACTAACGGATATGTATCA GTGATCCTTCGCTACAAGCAGAATTTTGTCGGGTGCTCACAAAGTGACACCTGGGACTGCGATGGCAACTGTGGGTCTTGGACTCAGACGCTTCCATTAACCAAAGTGGACAAAGTTAGCAGTGAATGGTGTCAGACAGAAGGAATCATAATTTGTCAGCTTCCCAACAACACTGGATTTCAGACTAA ATTGGATGGCGGAGGGTGGATAAACAGCATTTCAAATGGTGTTGGATACTGGAGAGCTGTGGCTGCTGTTGAACTGAGGAACCGGTCCGACATTGGCAAACCCAACACATCACCACAGACCACCATCCTCCCAGCTTTAAG agTTCCAGGAAATTGCCCAAGAACTATTAActtgttgacctttgaccctgatgGAGATGAGGTTAAATGCAGATATGGGAAAACAACAGATTCAGAGTGTAACCCCTGTAATCCTCCGCCTGTCCTCAATGTCTCATCA TCCTGTTCTCTGACATTCAGCTCCCCTGTAAGCAGCACCAGCTCTGAACTTCGTTACGCAGTCCAGCTGGTGATAGAAGATTTTCCCAGACAGACCATTACTCTGACTGAAACCGGCGGCTCACAGGAAGTGAAAACTACCGGCGACGCCATCAGCAAGATACCTTTACAGTTTGCCTTGAAAG TGATTCCTGAGGTGCCATCCTGTGCTGAAGGATCCTATGTGGCCAGATTTGTGCCTCCAACTCCAGACAACAGAGCTCAGAAATTCATCCAAGTCAATAAGGTGCTGGAAATCAACATCAGAGCAGAAGCAACTCATTCCAA CGTTACTGGACTCCTGTTCAGCGGGCCTCACAATGTATCTAAGAGTTCATCCGGATCAGGAAGCTTCACCCTGAGGTGGACACCATCCGCAAGAGAAAGTGGACAGAGCCACCCCATCTGTTTTGTTGTCGAGACGAG TTTCAACAGTAACACCTACCACTCTGACCTCCGATGTGTCACTGTGACCGTTGGAAact ATTATGTTGTAGCTCTCAGAGGAAAGATCTCAGCTACATTATCACTGGAGAATTATTATGATGCTCTCGTCAAACAG attAAGGATGAACTGACTAGACGAGGGCTGCACACAAGCATGAACGTACGCCTCCACAGGACGGCTTGA